A window of Eucalyptus grandis isolate ANBG69807.140 chromosome 4, ASM1654582v1, whole genome shotgun sequence genomic DNA:
CAGAAAGCTGAGTGAAAATGATGGATCCTGAGAGCAGGAAGAGAGGAAGGGAAGGAGAGGTGGAGGACAGCCAGATTGAAACCTCAGACAACTCCTCAAAGAGACAATTAGTTGCCGTTAGTTATGAGCACAGCAACAATCATGAGGATCACAGAGACAAAAACTGGAGGACAAGAGTAATTGCAATGATGAAGCAATGGGTGAGTGGGACTATTGCATGTCCTCCTTGGGAGTGTTTGATTTCCCATGGCTGAGGGAAGGCGATGGTATGATCTTCGGGTCAGAGGAGGACGGTGAGAGCAAAGTCGAGGATGTGTTCCCATTCTCACCGTCGTTCACGGCTGACCATGGCATGGAGTTCTGCGAGCCGTTGTCATGCCAGAACTCGGCATTATTGCTAGATTCACTGGAAGACGATCATGGCATGCTGTCGCCGGGCCAACAACTGTTGACGGCACAAGGCAGTGATGATCTGGAGGGGCTGGATTGCATTTGGAGCTCCGTCCTCGATCAGCCTCTTGAAGGAGGGCTCTGAACAACTCAACATTGCAATCCTAGACATATATCATCAAACAGTTTCACCTTTCATatagtttttttcttatttctttgtCTGTTTTTGTTTATATCAATGTGATTTAAAGCATTTGCGTAGTCAACAACTGAACATATCAATAGTTGTTCAAGAAAAAACATGACAAGTCCTAGGTATGCCAAGAGAGTTAGATATATTTATATCAGTTTTGAGATGAGCCTAGCTGATAGTCTTTCAATCTTACAGCGGCCAGCACATCAATGCTGTAAATCCCACCAAAGAAGGAGGCAAGTGATGGATTGATATAAGTTTTAAAAGATTCTGAAAACTCTCCCAAACGCAACCAACCGCAACCGACCGTAAGAGCTTGAAGCAGCCTGGTTTTTTGCTGGTTCGAATAAAGACCAATTCAAGATTTTGGgcctcttcttcaatttctttttcttgttgggCCCAATTAgagctggcaaaatgggtcataaacccatattaataaacccatattatgacccatttttagttaaatgagtcAAGTAAAAGTTAAATATGGATAAAAATTGAGTTaagtaaaatttaaatatggatCTAAAATGGGTCTGAAAaggtaaaatacaaaaaaaaattggtctaaATGGGTTATTAGGAAACCCCCCATCaccttttttaactttataaaaatgttttttttttataaaaaaccgaaattataattacttttcatatttcaaaaaaaaattcttttctttttatttttcttccctccTTAGCCAACGACCGGTGATaggctaggtgaggcttgagcctcaccaaatctggcaagactcgagctcgccggtgtCAGGCGGGGccttggcctcgccaaatcggcgagattgagcctcgcccaacgcTGGCCAATGCTAGCGAGCTCaagtctcgccagatccggcgagaggcgagactcgagctcgccggcgtcgggcggagcctcgacctcgccggtgtTAGGCAGgacctcggcctcgccgaatcgGCGAGATTGAGCCCTACCCAACGCCAatgagctcgatctcgcccgtgGCTAGTTGCCGGTCGTCGTCGTGGCCAATGGCcggtcgaagaagaagaaaaagaaaagaaaaaaaaataattataaaaaaataaaaattatattttataaaataaaaataatttaaaaattaaaaattcgatttttaaaaaatattttaaaaagaattataaaaattacattaaatttgtattgcacaacaattgttaaaaaatttgtattgcataaaaatgtgtttaataatacttgtttttataaaaaaaatcataaaaatgagtttttttaggtttatttaaaaaaatttcatgttacgtttttagttattcaatggtatattcacttcaaataagagaagcatgtgcattgtgcatagtctaatttttataaatatttcaatttataggtttttttttttttacttttattttatttactatttttaatttaatttgaaattataatCCAATTAGTATATAGTAGAAgtgggttttcctagaatattaataggttttagcaatacgagtcgggtcgggtatggatcACTAGATTTACATTACAATAATATAGATCAAAAtaggttaaatgggtcaaatatgaatcgacccattttcgacctGATGCATACCCGttccgacccacccatttgccacccaTACTATGCATCCAAGTGGTGCATGACTGCATACATTCAACGATGGCCTATACCTATTTGATCGATGatgaaaaatttctgaaagagGGCTGTAACTTCACCAGTCCCCCCCATCGAAGTATTGAATTCATTTCCACTAACACATCCAGACAAACCATAATAGAGCGTGTTTGCACAAGTGCGCAGGTGCACGGGTGGGTTGgggaagagagaagggggggcGAGAGGtatagagacagagagagagacagagagatgtATTGCAGTCAATCTTTCTGTATATCTACATGCCAAAGCAAAGTGACCATCTCTACCAGAAAAATGAAGTCCCGCAAAGGGGATGAGCTTCCCTTTCATCCTGCACCCTTACTTTCCCTGCATCTATAAATATGTGTGAACAGTCAAAAGAGGGGAACTACAAAGACCTCAACGACAGAAGACAGACGAGACAAAATATCTACAACACCCCCTTTAATCGTCCAATGATAGATCAGATGGTTAAGATGCCCTATACGCTGTACAAGTTGAGAGATCTGAATCTTCCATGTGCAATTAAGGACTTTTTCCTCCCcaaaatgatgatgaaattgaattgtCACTGAGTACCGAAGCTGCAGCCTACAAGTTCTTGAGCGATGATGGAAAGGCATTGTTGCATGATGGTCATGCTGGGATAAGGTGGAAAGCACAGACGATAAAAGCATGTATGGGATGATGGTAGGCGGCTCACATGCTCCGTAGACTTGTATATGTAAAGGCGAGATGCCAAACCCCGAAATCCCTCCACGGGCAGATACTTCACCGACGTCCAGAAGAAAAGGATATTCTTTTTCTGCTGAGGTGACATTTCACTGACAATCTGCATTGGATTTACCAAGAGTatgaaatgaagagaaaagtaatgcagaatttccattacaacaTATAAAATTAGTGAAGATAATTTTATGCCAATTAGGGAATTAACTAGGTCTCTCCAGCCATATCTAGAGGATCGTTCACCAACAGTAATGAGGTATCTTCAGGACCTACATTTTGATCCTGTGATGCAAAATTGCATCTCATCACTACTCTTCTACAATGGTTCAGCACTAAATTACCATGACTAAAGTGTTATCGGAGGAAACTTTCCACAAGTCCAACCCAAAGAAAACTGCAATCTAAAAACCATACGAGTACAAACACACTATGCATCCAACAATCCCAGTCTGTCCATAATGTATTGCCATGGCAACTAGCCTCCACTATGCATCTTGCGTGGTTGAGTCACAGAGCCTAGACATCaggaattttcttcttttgtactttatattaaaaatccgATGCCTTTTAAAGCAAGGGCAATCTTTCCTCCCTGCAGAGTCCAGACTAAGAAATGCAGAGAACCATTTTTATGCTTGAGATAGTCAAGAGAGCATCTGTACAGATTATCTTTCAGGAGCACACACCTGCAAACCTAGCCATGTAAATAGAGCCCATGCTAACATAAGAATgcttctaatttatttaataagttTTGGTTGATAAAGACAGGTACGATGAGATTGCACCTTGCACTTGCGCAAGGAATTGGATGACTTACTATTCATAAGCAAGCATACTAAGGACATGAGCAAGTGATAACCTTCTCACCTAGCAGGACAACATGTACTTCTGGTATGGAGACCTTGATCACACGGGTTAAAATGTTCCTCCAAGATTATGTTGGACAGAAGAAGAGAGGTTTGCATCCATGTGGAATGTCTAAGCAAATTTTAGTAGATTGCTTCTGTGATACATTCTAAGTTCAAGGGTTTTTAAACAAGAAGTCTAATTCAGCAAATTTTCCCAGAGCATGCTCAGACTAACCAACTATTTGGTTCCAGCTGCAAATTTAATGAcaataagaataaattaaaagaagcTAATAATTGACCACTTTCATAACTCAAGGCCACGTTCTCTCCAATGGGAAGAAATGATGCACCCACAGATTAGACAAGCTAATTATGTCTAATAAACATACCTACTCAAGTCCCCAAGAAGATGAAGCATTCTGACTGTGCATGGCTGATTGCCTGCTTTGGCTAGCTATTTTTAGATAAGTAACCTTATGAAAATTAGAGGTATGCTAGGATTTTAGTAAATTTGCTATATCTACTTTAACTCAAATTCAAGGTTTCTTGTTTCTACTTAGAGTTGGATTTCATCAGAATTCATGAATATGATTTAATGCAGTTTACTGAATTCAACCCATTCTTTTTGCTTCTGAATTCTATCATAGAATAATATTATTACTCATGATGCTTAAATGAACCCAACAGTGCTGCCTATAAGCTTTAGGCATAATGTCCAAAGGAATTCACTCATGGCAATATCCTTCCTAATTAGGATCCAAGTCCAGCTTCATCTTTGAGATCCAAAATTTTACATAATATGGAAAACAGAATATGAGGCGCCACAGGCCTACAGCGATGAAAAGACTATgagaaaaaagataataaaaagacaaaCCAGATAACATTCAAAAAAACTACCATATGCAGAGAGAGATTATTGACTCAAAAGTagcaaattaaataataaaatccaTAAACACAGGCACATACCTTCCAAAACCAGACTATCTGAGGATAATTAGATTTGTAACCATTGTACTCTGTATGTGCCTTCCAATCTTCAACAGAAATATCATTCTCACTCCTGTGTAGCATTTGATCAATATCTTCAAGCTCTAAACTTTGAAAAAAGAACTTCTGCAACCTCAAGTCACTAAGAATATCACCAAAACCTTGTGCAAAATGCGATACCTGTTGAGAGATTGAGGTAACAAACCGATCTTTTATGAGAAGATCAACATAATCATTCCTATTCTTGCTATTCACCACCATGCCCTTCCCACCATCACAGAGTTCCACAACTCTCCTCAATCCCAACTCCTCAACTTCTCTGACGAATGTTAGTCCTAAAGCATCAGAATCAATAAATTCAGTATCCATTTCCAGAATCTGCTTGCAGCTATTATACATGTAAGGATCCGCATCTCTTATGTCTTCCAGAGAAATAGAATATCCACCCAATTGCAAGAAAAATACCCGATCCAAAACAATCCCTACTTGTACTTTATGCATCAGAGCTAAGCCTATCATTCGACCAGAGAAGTTGAAATACTTGAGGTGCAGGGTTCCACCGTAGAGGCTGCATACCAGCAAAACAACAGAACTCAGGTAATCATCATGACCAATGTCAAATAGAGGACTTACAATTGGAGACAGAGGACAAGATGAAATAAATCATCTTCAATGTTCAAATTGCAAAACACTCATGTGTTGAATGTCAATACTGATAAGGCATTTAGAACAAAGGTAACAGAACTGCAATAACAGAAGGGCAAGGTGACCACACAAGTAGATctcaaaaagttttttttttttttttaaatatcaacaGCCCAGCAATCCCCCAAGAAACTTTTTATGTACCCACAGCTCCATGTAGGCAtgaatttaaaacaaaaaaattcccCAAAGAGATGAAGAATAACAAACTACAAGAACCAAGGGTAAAAGAGAGATTTacataagaaaaatgagatgaaaataCACTTTCACTCCTAAAAAGTCATATGCATTGCACATGTTAACTGAAATCATAATGGAGGATTAACGGCTGtcacaaaatgaaatttaggAGAGTAATATATTGCAGTTGAAAGTTAAGGGGCAAACATGTACAACCTAAAGTTGAAGGGGTTTTGCATTTTCCTCTTACTTGTATGAGATTTAAATACTCTACATCTAGCATGCAATTTCATTAAGACTTCAAGGTCATTGAACCGAATGAATTCCAAGAAACAACCCCGAATTCCTAATAGGCAAAAATAATAGCAAAACTCAACTCTAGCCCCTGGACCAATCTTGCGTTTGTAAGGTCAACTTTCCAGCTGACACAACCCCCCAATTACTTCGATCAATCTTTATCTTTGTACAGCAATAAAACCAACTATTAAGCCTTAACTGACAACATGCAGCCATATGATCCATACTATGATGTTTTCACTCCACTGTGTATCTAGTTCTCCGAGACTATCTTTGTCACAAAGAATAATTGTGTGGTCTGCAAAGAGAAGGGGTTCAACATGCCAAATAACCAGGTTGCCTAAAAACCCATACTTCCAAAACCAAATCGAAAATTTTTAGTTAAACCATGGCCTTGTTCAGACCAAATTCATTTGATCCAGTCCAACAGATTGGTCTCAGGTCAAAAAGTGTTAAATAAACGAAGATCAAAACTTGACTGATTGACccatttggtttgacttttTTTAAACTATCTTTACCATTTGTCCTTTAGCAAAGTAGTCTCTAAAATTTTACTCTATCTACTTGGCAGGATTGACCCCCACTTCCCATTCCTCAAAAGCCCCAATATCGTGATCAACCATCACCTTTGGATTAAAGGTTTagcctttctcttcttcctacAAGAAAAGACTTTCAAACCCATCTATCATCATCTTTGAAATATTAGCCACCATAGCTCATTTATAGTTCTCTTCGCACGAGAGCATGCTGGCAGTTGcagaagaagcaagaaaaacaagagaCAGAAATATCAAACGAGCAATAGTAGGAAGGCAAAGAAAATGGATTAAACCTATGTATTGAACCTAACTGACTGGGTATTTGGGCAGTTCATCTATACTCCGTGCTGTTTGTTCAACTTTTCTATCCAAAACTCTTGGTTCTGATTCTGTTTTGGTGGAAACCAAACAGGAATGTTATAGCTACCAACCCACTCATATTCACTCTACATACTAGAGCTACAAGTGCTAATTATATGTCAAACTCCATTCAATATACTGAAATGATAAGCACTCCATCAttcaaattgtccaaaattgttcctcAGAACCCAAATAAAGTTTAGAAATGGCATTCAGTTCTTTCAAAATAGTAAGATATCGAGACTACTCTGGACATGCAATATCAATTTCCCCACTTACGTTTGCAGATAAGTGCTGCTCCATTCTTAAAAGACACTTATCCATCTTCTTTAGCATGTCCTCAAACAGAACATCACGATGTTCATTTTCCATAGGCAAAGAGACTGGATGCTCGCAACCCGTGTATCCAGACATTACAGTTCGCAAAGGGCACAAGAACATTGTTAAATCACAGATATCGCTCCAAGTCTCCGCAATCACTATAGATTCAAAATCCATAATATCTTTGCGTTCAAGAAGCCATTTGTGATCATCACTTCGCTTCGCATAACGGACAACAAGCATACAAAATGCATGCTTCCTCATGCGCAAAATTGTCGAAAATTGTTCCTCAGAACCCAAATAAAGTTTAGAAATGGCATTCAGTTCTTTCAAAATAGTAAGATATCAAGACCACTCTGGACATGCAATATCAATTTCCCCACTTACGATTGCAGATAAGTGCTGCTCCATTCTTAAAAGACACTTATCCATCTTCTTTAGCATGTTCTCAAAGATTTGATAAAGCGATTCAACCTCCTCCTTACACAACAGAACATCGTGATGTTCAATTTCCATAGGCAAAGAGATTGGATGCTCGAAACCAATGTATCCAGACATTACAGTTCGCAAAGGGCACAAGAACATCGTGAAATCACAGATAGCGCTCCAAGTCTCCACATTCGCTATAGTATGAAGGGACAATTCCAAATCTTTGGACAACTTATCTGCCAACTCTTTAACAAAAGGGAATATCTCTTTTATAAATATCGCTCTCTTTACACTTTTGGTATGTTCCGATACCCATTGAACCTCAGTAAACTTCATCATTGACTGAAAACTACTCCGGCAAGACAAGTACAACGGGTCATGAGGACCTATAATCCTGAGCCGCCTACAAAACTCCAGCACTATTGGTGCACAGTGCGATCGCAAAGACTCTGGCAACTCAGTTATACATGATTTTAGGAAATGCCTAATTGACTCCTCGGCAAGGTCCTTGTTACCCCCAATTGTCGACATGTAGAGCATAACAAGCGCCGCAGGCGCAGAGGATGACATGAATATCTGAAGATGCTCAGTAGCTGGATGACCATCTTTCTTAGGAGTCATCGACAAGTACTCCCATATCTTAGTTTTAATAGTTTTAAGAGCATTGGGCACGGTTTCACCTTTACAA
This region includes:
- the LOC120292551 gene encoding E3 ubiquitin-protein ligase UPL5-like, whose amino-acid sequence is MRKHAFCMLVVRYAKRSDDHKWLLERKDIMDFESIVIAETWSDICDLTMFLCPLRTVMSGYTGCEHPVSLPMENEHRDVLFEDMLKKMDKCLLRMEQHLSANVSGEIDIACPDLYGGTLHLKYFNFSGRMIGLALMHKVQVGIVLDRVFFLQLGGYSISLEDIRDADPYMYNSCKQILEMDTEFIDSDALGLTFVREVEELGLRRVVELCDGGKGMVVNSKNRNDYVDLLIKDRFVTSISQQVSHFAQGFGDILSDLRLQKFFFQSLELEDIDQMLHRSENDISVEDWKAHTEYNGYKSNYPQIVWFWKIVSEMSPQQKKNILFFWTSVKYLPVEGFRGLASRLYIYKSTEHVSRLPSSHTCFYRLCFPPYPSMTIMQQCLSIIAQELVGCSFGTQ
- the LOC120286283 gene encoding E3 ubiquitin-protein ligase UPL5-like; translated protein: MPVGPRRSPPPAPRLHEPVPRRGDRRPRRRVSSSPANGGRRLASRLQCAIQNDAELHLVGRIRSKGHQQARRIIGDTISLVHGLCKGETVPNALKTIKTKIWEYLSMTPKKDGHPATEHLQIFMSSSAPAALVMLYMSTIGGNKDLAEESIRHFLKSCITELPESLRSHCAPIVLEFCRRLRIIGPHDPLYLSCRSSFQSMMKFTEVQWVSEHTKSVKRAIFIKEIFPFVKELADKLSKDLELSLHTIANVETWSAICDFTMFLCPLRTVMSGYIGFEHPISLPMEIEHHDVLLCKEEVESLYQIFENMLKKMDKCLLRMEQHLSAIVSGEIDIACPEWS